One genomic window of Vulpes vulpes isolate BD-2025 chromosome 11, VulVul3, whole genome shotgun sequence includes the following:
- the LOC112911729 gene encoding olfactory receptor 52N4, translating to MIILNKTNWTLVSFILNGVPGLEDIHMWISVPFCSMYIVAMVGNCGLLYLIYYEDSLHRPMYFFLAMLSLTDIVMCSSTIPKALCIFWFHLKDIGFNECLLQMFFIHTFTGMESGVLMLMALDRYVAICYPLRYSTILTNPVIAKVGLATFLRGVLLIIPFTFLTKRLSYCRGNIIPHTYCDHMSVAKLSCGNVKVNAIYGLMVALLIGGFDILCITISYTMILRAVVSLSSADARQKAFSTCTAHICAIVFSYSPAFFSFFSHRFGGHTIPPSCHIIVANVYLLLPPTMNPIVYGVKTKQIRDRVIRILSGSKDIKSHGI from the coding sequence ATGATAATATTGAATAAAACAAACTGGACCCTGGTCTCATTCATTCTTAATGGAGTCCCAGGACTGGAAGATATACACATGTGGATTTCCGTCCCATTCTGCTCCATGTATATTGTGGCCATGGTAGGCAATTGTGGGCTGTTATACCTCATCTACTATGAGGATTCATTGCACAgacctatgtatttctttttagccATGCTTTCTCTTACTGATATTGTCATGTGCTCTAGTACAATTCCTAAAGCTCTCTGTATCTTCTGGTTTCATCTCAAGGACATTGGCTTTAATGAATGTTTGCTCCAGATGTTCTTCATCCATACCTTCACAGGGATGGAGTCTGGAGTGCTTATGCTCATGGCTCtggaccgctatgtggccatctgctaCCCTCTGCGTTACTCAACTATCCTCACCAATCCTGTCATTGCAAAGGTTGGGCTTGCTACTTTCCTGAGAGGGGTGTTGCTCATCATTCCCTTCACTTTCCTCACGAAGCGCCTGTCCTACTGCAGAGGCAATATAATTCCCCACACCTACTGTGACCACATGTCTGTAGCCAAATTGTCCTGTGGCAATGTCAAGGTCAATGCCATCTATGGTCTGATGGTTGCCCTCCTAATTGGTGGCTTTGACATCCTGTGCATCACAATCTCCTACACCATGATCCTCCGGGCAGTGGTCAGCCTCTCTTCAGCAGATGCTCGACAGAAGGCCTTCAGCACCTGCACTGCTCACATCTGTGCCATTGTTTTCTCCTACAGTCcagccttcttctctttcttttcccaccGCTTTGGGGGCCACACAATCCCCCCCTCTTGCCACATCATTGTGGCCAATGTTTATCTGCTCCTGCCTCCCACTATGAACCCTATTGTTTATGGTGTGAAAACCAAGCAGATACGAGACCGTGTCATAAGGATCCTTTCAGGGTCTAAGGACATCAAATCCCATGGCATATAG